DNA sequence from the Euwallacea fornicatus isolate EFF26 chromosome 15, ASM4011564v1, whole genome shotgun sequence genome:
CCTCAGCACTCATCTGAAGGTAATTAAATGCCGGGATCGATCTAGAGACCCATCACTAGTGTCGGCATGATGGGCAAAGCAAATGTATGTTTGGGTCACTTGTCGCCCAAAGCTCTTGGTCATAAAACCGTTATAGTCCGGGCCTGCCTCAGGTGAATTGCCGCCCATATGCTTAATGTAATTTGCGAGTGTAAATTAtcacacatcacaattgcagcTGAGCACTGTAGCTGAGGAAGTTGAGGTGGTGGAGGCGGTCGCCAGCGATGACAACGAGGACCATGCAAATAAGATCGACAAGGATTCTAATAACGACCAATTGACCATGGAATCTGCAGACCAGAAAGAGCAACCGCCGAAGAAGCTGGCTTACAGTGGTCCTTCTAGAAATAACAACCCTATTAACTTGCCCCCACCACCTCCACCAAGAGGTATGAGTATTGAGAACTAGACGTTTATTTACTATGAGGGTTTTTTTGCAGGAAATGGGGGACAATACTACAACAACCACAAGCCCTTCAAAAACAAACCCACCTATGATAATAAGAACTCGTATAATggtcctcctcctcctcctcctccaccCAAACAAGCTATGGATAAGTATGACAAGTACGGGCCTCCGGCGGCTGACCTTTGGCCAGCTCCAGTGCCTGACATGCCAAAAATCGTTTCTCTTGATGTGAAATGCGAGAAAAACCTTATGAAAGTTTACGTAGGATTCGACAAACCATTCTATGGGATTGTCTTCAGCAAAGGTCATTATAGTAATGTCCATTGCGTTCATTTACCAGCAGGACTAGGACGTACTTCCACACATTTTGAGATTGGAATTCATGCTTGTGGTACTTCTGGAAACACTGAAAATGGGTTGTATGGTTATGGAGCTGAAAGTGGCAGTGGGACTTATTTTGAGAATATCATTGTTATCCAGGCAAggttaattttacaatttatgtcaaaatgcAATCTACGAAGGGAAACCAGTTTCGATCTTTTGCCTTGAATTAGTGGCTAAAAACCCTGAAATCATCTTGACAAATGAATTCCGCGGTAAATTGATTCAAggttccaaaatttcaaaattacaatttctTTCTGTTTCGACTTTTAccagtttattaataaaaatctcaAAACACCATAAATGGCAACATCGCGCTTGTCAATTGTTTTCATCTACGATGCTCACTAGTTATGACAGCCATATATAAGTCTGCAATCTGTCCTGACGTCATTCTATTGCCAAGCAATCCTTAACGCGATGTTGCCACTGTGAAAGAATTTTACTGATGTATGCCCATTCTAACTTCAGTACGATCCTCAAGTTCAAGAAGTGTGGGACCAGGCTCGAAAGCTTAGATGCACGTGGCATGACCAATACGAAAAGTCGGTTACTTTCAGACCGTTTCCTGTAGACATGCTAGATGTCGTAAGGACTGACTTCGCAGGTGATAATGTAGGATGTTGGATGCAAATTCAAGTTGGGAAAGGTATTTTGGCGGCAAAATTGTTACTGCAGCAGGAATTTATTCATCAACTTGCAGGCCCATGGGCTTCAGAAGTCTCAGGTTTAGTAAAAATCGGCCAAACCATGACGATGGTTCTGGCAATCAAGGACGacgataataaatttgatatgcTGGTGCGTAACTGCATGGCTCATGATGGTAAAAGGGCGCCTATTCAGCTGGTAGATCAAAAGGGCTGTGTCACGAGACCCAAGCTTGTGTCAAGGTACATTatgaattaaatacatttttttaacagcttGCGGTAAAATGGCTTTGCGCCAGGAAAATTAATGTTGCGTGTTCCAGTCAACTTAACTTTTTGtgtattgaattaaattttgaattataggTTTACCAAAATCAAGAACTTCGGAGCTAGTGCCTCAGTACTGTCGTATGCGCATTTCCAAGCATTTAAATTCCCAGATTCAATGGAAGTGCACTTCCAATGTACTATCCAGATTTGCAGGTATCAATGTCCGGACCAGTGCTCTGATGGGAATAACCATAATGGGTATgttgaaaatggaattttactatttatttcatgttttttgtatttaccaattggtaaaaaaatgttaaattttgttgACACTATGGTGTTTGGTTCGTatcagttattttttttttacttttcagctATCAAAGCACCCTGCTTGACCTGTCTCACGGCCCCGATAGTCAATATGGCCCACCCCCTGCCATACCTCTCGACCACTACATCCATTCAGGTCATCCCCGTGACGAAAGAAGGGCACGGAGATCTTTGGGAAGTGATCCTGAAACCGACGAAGTTGGGGTAAACCGAATAATCCGGGTGGTCAGCACTGGGGACCTCACGTTCTCTTTGGACGAGAATGGTACCACAACAGCCCCTACGATGATATTCCCGGGTACCAGCGAGCAGGTGGCGCCTACTAACGGCTTGATCTGCATGACAACTCCAGGATTCGCGGCAACGTTAATCGTATTGCTAGCCATTTTGCTGACTTCGTGCTTGCTGTCAGCTTTTTTGTGCTTCAAACTGAAGCCTTTTACACATAAGAAAATTGTGGGATGGGTGGGGTTTCCCACCACCCAAAAAGTTGCCGGTAAAACTGTGGCTACCtcgaaaagttgtttttattcGTGATTGGGTGCGTTGCCTTGGTGGATGGTGCAAACCAAGTATTTTTAGACCCAAAAATTAGCCATAATACATTGCCTTTTTATTAAGTCGAAATTTTAAGTGACTTCAAATATGACATCAAGTTGTTAGGGGCAAGCAAACATATAGATTTATGCGTTTGCACTGTCCATT
Encoded proteins:
- the dy gene encoding uncharacterized protein dy, yielding MRLYILLILGLLSEGLSTVAEEVEVVEAVASDDNEDHANKIDKDSNNDQLTMESADQKEQPPKKLAYSGPSRNNNPINLPPPPPPRGNGGQYYNNHKPFKNKPTYDNKNSYNGPPPPPPPPKQAMDKYDKYGPPAADLWPAPVPDMPKIVSLDVKCEKNLMKVYVGFDKPFYGIVFSKGHYSNVHCVHLPAGLGRTSTHFEIGIHACGTSGNTENGLYGYGAESGSGTYFENIIVIQYDPQVQEVWDQARKLRCTWHDQYEKSVTFRPFPVDMLDVVRTDFAGDNVGCWMQIQVGKGPWASEVSGLVKIGQTMTMVLAIKDDDNKFDMLVRNCMAHDGKRAPIQLVDQKGCVTRPKLVSRFTKIKNFGASASVLSYAHFQAFKFPDSMEVHFQCTIQICRYQCPDQCSDGNNHNGYQSTLLDLSHGPDSQYGPPPAIPLDHYIHSGHPRDERRARRSLGSDPETDEVGVNRIIRVVSTGDLTFSLDENGTTTAPTMIFPGTSEQVAPTNGLICMTTPGFAATLIVLLAILLTSCLLSAFLCFKLKPFTHKKIVGWVGFPTTQKVAGKTVATSKSCFYS